One region of Labrus mixtus chromosome 1, fLabMix1.1, whole genome shotgun sequence genomic DNA includes:
- the LOC132973165 gene encoding chemokine-like factor, translating into MSEDQNTKTAMELDTAFLKSRRGILKVAEMGTLVVAFVCFSVASRPSYITATVLEFLITSLLLLLYILKLNKRLAFFFWPLIDVFNSVFAVVYFTVLSLLALTTYTVTGTLVGGIVGFMTVGLLCVDSYTLFKKLTFNKPRSHTQNQDIE; encoded by the exons ATGTCAGAGgaccaaaatacaaaaacagccATGGAGCTGGACACGGCTTTTCTCAAATCCAGGAGGGGAATCTTGAAAGTAGCAGAGATG gggACTCTGGTTGTggcgtttgtgtgtttcagtgtagcATCCAGACCATCATACATCACAGCCACAGTGCTGGAGTTTCTGATCACTTCACTGCTGCTCTTGCTCTACATACTTAAACTCAACAAGAGGCTGGCATTCTTCTTCTGGCCTCTCATT GACgtttttaattcagtgtttgCAGTTGTCTACTTTACTGTCCTGAGCCTGCTGGCTCTGACTACATACACAGTCACAGGCACGCTAGTCGGAGGG ATAGTTGGTTTCATGACGGTTGGGTTGCTGTGTGTGGACAGTTACACACTTTTCAAGAAGCTCACATTCAACAAGCCAAGAAGTCACACCCAGAATCAAGACATTGAGTGA
- the cmtm3 gene encoding CKLF-like MARVEL transmembrane domain-containing protein 3 — MGDIEAPSSTRPRQTVLSSILPSKEFVSSRKGMLLIAEVALSFVSFVCFAASTAAAFVTVPLLEFLAALFLLFAYSTKFNERFKGFLWPLMDFMRCVTASIIFFIISIIAVSKYVDGSSKAAGVFGFIATIVFALDFYLIFNELADFLKQGGASNNEPTGQQDEFSDSDSD, encoded by the exons atggGGGACATCGAGGCTCCCAGCTCGACTCGGCCGCGCCAGACTGTCCTCTCCTCGATCCTTCCGAGCAAAGAGTTTGTCTCCTCGAGGAAAGGCATGCTGCTTATTGCTGAAGTG GCTCTGTCCTTTGTGTCCTTCGTGTGTTTCGCCGCCTCTACAGCAGCAGCCTTTGTGACCGTCCCCCTGCTGGAGTTTCTGGCCGCTCTCTTCTTGTTGTTCGCTTACTCCACCAAATTCAATGAGAGGTTTAAAGGCTTCTTATGGCCGCTCATG GATTTCATGAGATGTGTCACCGCCTCCATCATCTTTTTCATCATCTCCATCATTGCGGTCTCCAAATATGTGGATGGTTCTTCTAAGGCTGCCGGG gtGTTCGGGTTTATTGCCACGATTGTCTTTGCTTTAGatttttatctcatttttaatGAGCTGGCTGATTTCCTGAAGCAAGGAGGGGCGTCCAATAACGAACCAACAGGACAGCAAG ATGAGTTTTCAGACTCTGATTCCGACTGA